The following coding sequences lie in one Candidatus Binataceae bacterium genomic window:
- the rpiA gene encoding ribose-5-phosphate isomerase RpiA, producing the protein MSATPPPSRDPYAALKQRAAEHAVGFVQSGMVVGLGTGSTAIFATRLIAARLRNGQLRELVAIATSRATHDEAQRLGIPLLADEMAREVDLTIDGADEVDPALHLIKGGGGALLREKLVAEASNREIIVVDYTKLSPRLGTSHRLPVEVLPFAWQSQARFLRSLGASLAVRRTASGAEYRTDQGNLILDCDFGPIDDPPALGALLDHRAGIMEHGLFIERASMVVVARPEGIEELTVPRP; encoded by the coding sequence ATGAGCGCGACGCCGCCGCCTTCGCGCGATCCTTACGCCGCGCTCAAACAGCGCGCCGCCGAACACGCGGTGGGTTTCGTTCAGTCCGGGATGGTGGTTGGGCTGGGCACCGGCTCGACCGCGATTTTCGCTACCCGTCTGATCGCGGCCCGGCTGCGCAATGGGCAGCTTCGAGAACTGGTCGCGATCGCGACCTCTCGCGCCACTCATGACGAGGCCCAGCGGCTGGGCATTCCCCTGTTGGCCGACGAGATGGCGCGCGAGGTCGATCTTACGATCGATGGTGCGGACGAGGTCGACCCGGCGCTCCATCTGATCAAGGGCGGCGGCGGGGCGTTGCTACGCGAGAAATTAGTGGCCGAAGCCAGCAATCGCGAGATTATCGTGGTGGATTACACCAAGCTCTCACCACGGCTGGGTACCAGCCATCGCTTACCGGTGGAGGTGCTGCCCTTCGCTTGGCAATCGCAGGCCCGCTTTCTGCGCTCGCTGGGCGCCAGCCTGGCCGTGCGGCGCACTGCCAGCGGCGCCGAATACCGCACCGACCAGGGCAACCTGATTCTGGATTGTGACTTCGGACCGATCGACGATCCCCCTGCTCTGGGCGCGCTACTCGACCATCGGGCGGGGATCATGGAGCACGGCCTGTTCATCGAGCGTGCCTCTATGGTGGTGGTCGCGCGGCCCGAGGGAATCGAAGAGCTGACCGTACCCAGGCCATGA
- a CDS encoding DUF2090 domain-containing protein: MASNLGYSQPLYVLPFDHRSSFEKGLYGWNGGLSAEQSAQVTRAKEVIYDAFKAAIASGVTRDRAAILVDEQFGSGILRDARQGGLLCAMPTEKSGQAEFNFEYGAAWAEHIESFKPNFVKALVRYNCEEDEALNRRQSARLRRLSDYLHNRGYRFMFELLVPATHEQLDRFEGDHDLYDRLLRPSLMVAALKQLQEAGVEPDIWKIEGLERREDCELVAATARRDGRSEVGCIILGRGSNEQKVKQWLSTAAGVQGFVGFAVGRTSFWDALVGLRDGVLSRQQAVQAIAARYREWVGLFEAARPQ, from the coding sequence ATGGCCAGCAATTTGGGTTATAGCCAGCCCTTGTATGTTCTGCCTTTCGACCATCGCAGCTCCTTCGAAAAAGGGCTGTATGGATGGAATGGCGGGCTGAGCGCGGAGCAGAGCGCGCAGGTCACCCGCGCCAAAGAGGTAATTTACGACGCCTTCAAGGCGGCAATCGCCAGCGGGGTGACGCGCGATCGCGCCGCCATCCTGGTGGACGAACAGTTCGGCAGCGGGATTTTGCGCGATGCACGGCAGGGCGGCCTGCTGTGTGCGATGCCGACGGAAAAGAGCGGGCAGGCGGAATTCAATTTCGAGTATGGCGCAGCCTGGGCCGAACACATCGAAAGCTTCAAGCCCAACTTCGTCAAGGCGCTCGTACGCTACAACTGCGAAGAGGACGAGGCCCTCAATCGGCGCCAAAGCGCGCGCCTGCGCCGCCTCTCCGACTATTTGCACAATCGCGGCTATCGCTTCATGTTCGAGCTGCTCGTCCCTGCTACCCACGAGCAATTGGATCGCTTCGAGGGCGACCATGATCTGTACGACCGACTTTTGCGCCCGTCGTTGATGGTGGCCGCGCTCAAGCAACTACAAGAGGCCGGCGTCGAGCCCGACATCTGGAAGATCGAGGGGTTGGAGCGGCGCGAGGATTGCGAGCTGGTCGCCGCCACCGCCCGCCGCGATGGCCGCTCGGAGGTAGGTTGTATCATTTTGGGGCGCGGTTCCAATGAGCAAAAGGTCAAGCAGTGGCTGAGCACTGCCGCGGGGGTGCAGGGTTTTGTCGGTTTTGCGGTGGGCCGAACCTCCTTCTGGGACGCACTGGTGGGATTGCGCGACGGCGTCCTCAGCCGCCAACAGGCGGTCCAAGCGATCGCCGCGCGCTATCGCGAATGGGTCGGCCTGTTCGAGGCAGCGCGCCCGCAATGA
- the pgi gene encoding glucose-6-phosphate isomerase, which produces MASERPDQGAAWRALQSHYEQIKNVHLRELFQRDAGRGERMTAEGAGLYLDYSKHRLTDETLRLLIGLARERGVEQRRDAMLRGDKINNTERRAVLHVALRAPRGARIEVDGHEVVAEVHGVLDRMAEFAQQVRSGAWTGHTGKRIKHVINLGIGGSYLGPEMAYLALRSFSDRSLRLGFVSNVDGADFSETTRGIDPAEALFIISSKTFTTLETMTNAATARSFIVDTLGADAVAKHFVAVSTNAAEVSKFGIDTRNMFGFWDWVGGRYSMDSAIGLSTMIAIGPEHFGAMLAGFHAMDEHFRDAPLERNLPVLMGLLTVWYNNFFGAQTVGIMPYAADLARFPAYLQQLQMESNGKHVDLQGRSLTYQSGPIIWGEPGTDGQHSFYQLIHQGTKLIPCDLIGFCQPLSPLHHQHDLLMANIFAQAEALAFGKTAQELKAEGSPDFQTPFRVCEGNRPTSVILAERLEPRTLGALVALYEHNVFTQGTIWDIDSFDQWGVELGKALAQRIVPELARGPEPALTHDSSTNALIRRYRRLRGV; this is translated from the coding sequence ATGGCAAGCGAGCGACCCGACCAAGGCGCCGCCTGGCGCGCCCTGCAGTCCCATTACGAGCAGATCAAAAATGTTCACCTGCGCGAGTTGTTCCAACGCGACGCCGGGCGCGGCGAGCGGATGACGGCCGAAGGCGCGGGATTGTATCTGGACTACTCCAAACATCGCCTCACCGACGAAACCCTGCGCCTGCTGATTGGTCTGGCCCGCGAGCGCGGGGTCGAGCAGCGACGCGACGCGATGTTGCGCGGCGACAAGATAAATAACACCGAGCGTCGCGCGGTTCTGCACGTCGCCTTGCGCGCCCCACGCGGCGCCCGGATCGAGGTCGACGGGCACGAGGTCGTCGCCGAAGTCCACGGCGTGCTCGATCGAATGGCGGAATTCGCCCAGCAGGTACGCTCGGGGGCCTGGACCGGCCATACCGGTAAACGAATCAAACATGTGATCAACCTGGGGATCGGCGGCTCCTATCTGGGGCCCGAGATGGCTTATCTGGCACTGCGTTCCTTCAGCGACCGCTCCCTGCGCCTGGGCTTCGTCTCCAACGTTGACGGCGCCGATTTCAGCGAAACCACGCGTGGGATCGACCCGGCGGAAGCCCTGTTCATCATTTCCTCTAAGACCTTCACCACCCTGGAGACCATGACCAACGCCGCCACCGCGCGCAGCTTTATCGTGGATACGCTGGGTGCCGATGCGGTGGCCAAACACTTCGTGGCGGTTTCCACCAACGCCGCCGAGGTGAGCAAGTTCGGGATTGATACCCGCAACATGTTTGGCTTCTGGGACTGGGTGGGGGGACGCTATTCGATGGACTCGGCGATCGGCCTGTCCACCATGATAGCGATAGGTCCCGAGCATTTCGGCGCAATGCTAGCGGGGTTCCACGCCATGGACGAGCATTTTCGCGACGCCCCGCTGGAGCGTAACCTACCCGTCCTGATGGGTCTGCTCACGGTCTGGTATAACAATTTCTTTGGCGCGCAAACGGTGGGGATCATGCCTTATGCCGCGGATTTGGCGCGCTTTCCCGCCTACTTGCAGCAATTGCAGATGGAGAGCAACGGCAAACACGTTGACCTGCAGGGGCGCAGTCTCACCTATCAGAGCGGGCCTATCATCTGGGGCGAACCGGGCACCGACGGACAACATTCCTTCTACCAACTGATCCATCAGGGGACCAAATTGATTCCTTGCGATCTGATCGGTTTTTGCCAACCGCTCAGCCCGCTGCATCACCAGCACGACCTGTTGATGGCCAACATCTTCGCGCAGGCCGAAGCGCTGGCTTTTGGCAAGACCGCGCAGGAGCTGAAGGCAGAAGGATCGCCCGATTTCCAGACTCCCTTCCGGGTTTGCGAGGGTAATCGACCCACAAGCGTGATCTTGGCCGAACGGCTGGAGCCTCGTACATTAGGCGCGCTGGTGGCTTTGTATGAACATAACGTGTTTACCCAGGGAACCATCTGGGACATCGATTCCTTCGATCAATGGGGCGTGGAGCTAGGCAAGGCGCTGGCCCAACGGATTGTGCCCGAGTTGGCGCGTGGCCCCGAGCCAGCACTGACTCACGACAGCTCCACCAATGCCTTGATTCGCCGTTACCGTCGGCTGCGCGGCGTCTGA
- the tal gene encoding transaldolase, with amino-acid sequence MNAPQMLHDLGQSLWLDNITRELLSSGTLKRYIDELSVTGLTSNPTIFDQAITRSAAYDNDIKRQVKAGQRGEELFFELAIADLTQAADLFGSIHTRTAGVDGFVSLEVSPLLAYDTARTVASAKELHAKAHRANLFIKIPGTREGIPAIEEAIFSGVPVNVTLLFNREHYLAAAEAYMRGLERRIAAGLSPDVRSVASLFLSRWDKATMDKVPGALRDKLGIAIGQQAYKAYRDLLESDRWQRLANFGARPQRLLFASTGTKDPKASDVLYVAAMAAPNTINTMPEETLLAFAKHGEMPHPMARNGADSEQVLAQFAATGIDPAKLGADLQREGAKSFVDSWQDLLATIDKKSRALG; translated from the coding sequence ATGAATGCACCGCAAATGCTCCACGACCTCGGGCAAAGCCTGTGGCTGGACAATATCACGCGCGAACTTTTGAGCAGCGGCACGCTCAAGCGCTATATCGATGAGCTGTCGGTTACCGGCCTGACCTCCAACCCCACGATCTTCGACCAGGCCATTACCCGCAGCGCGGCCTACGACAACGACATCAAGCGCCAGGTCAAGGCGGGTCAACGGGGCGAGGAGCTGTTTTTCGAGCTGGCGATCGCCGACCTGACCCAGGCCGCCGACCTGTTTGGATCAATCCACACGCGCACCGCGGGGGTGGACGGTTTTGTCTCGCTGGAGGTCTCGCCACTGCTGGCCTACGACACCGCGCGCACGGTGGCATCGGCCAAGGAACTGCACGCCAAGGCCCATCGCGCCAACCTCTTTATCAAGATTCCAGGCACCCGCGAGGGGATTCCCGCGATCGAAGAGGCGATTTTCTCGGGCGTACCGGTCAACGTCACCCTGCTCTTCAATCGCGAACATTACCTGGCCGCGGCCGAGGCCTACATGCGGGGGCTGGAGCGCCGAATCGCCGCCGGGCTGTCGCCCGACGTGCGCTCGGTAGCCTCACTTTTTCTAAGCCGCTGGGACAAGGCCACCATGGACAAGGTGCCGGGTGCGTTACGCGACAAACTGGGAATCGCGATCGGCCAGCAGGCCTACAAGGCCTACCGCGATTTACTCGAAAGCGATCGCTGGCAGCGGCTGGCAAATTTCGGCGCGCGGCCCCAACGCCTGCTCTTCGCCAGCACCGGAACCAAGGATCCCAAGGCCTCCGACGTCTTGTACGTAGCCGCAATGGCGGCGCCCAATACGATCAACACGATGCCCGAAGAAACTCTGCTGGCTTTCGCCAAACACGGCGAGATGCCCCATCCGATGGCTCGCAACGGCGCCGACAGCGAGCAGGTGCTAGCCCAATTCGCTGCGACCGGAATCGATCCCGCCAAGTTGGGCGCCGACCTGCAGCGCGAGGGCGCCAAATCGTTTGTCGATTCCTGGCAGGACTTACTGGCCACCATCGATAAGAAAAGCCGGGCGCTGGGCTAA
- a CDS encoding HAD family hydrolase: protein MSELVFLFDVDNTLIDNDRVQVDLGDHLEQTYGRATRDRYWELFEELRNTLGYADYLGALERYRLEALHDPKVLWMANWLVDYPFAQRLYPNALAVVARMQQWGKTVILSDGDAVFQPRKIQRSGLWQAFGGHVLVYVHKEQMLADVERLYPADRYVMIDDKLRILSAIKHYWGGRVTTVFPKQGHYANDPAALAQYPAADLALNRIDDLLGVKRVRLAQV from the coding sequence ATGAGTGAGCTGGTGTTTTTGTTCGATGTCGACAATACACTGATCGACAACGACCGGGTGCAGGTCGATCTCGGCGACCATCTCGAACAGACCTACGGGCGCGCCACCCGTGACCGCTACTGGGAATTATTCGAGGAACTGCGCAACACCCTGGGCTATGCCGACTACCTGGGGGCGCTGGAACGCTATCGGCTGGAGGCCCTGCACGATCCCAAAGTGCTGTGGATGGCCAACTGGCTGGTGGACTACCCCTTCGCGCAGCGGCTCTATCCCAATGCGTTGGCGGTCGTGGCACGGATGCAGCAATGGGGCAAGACGGTCATTCTCTCCGATGGAGATGCCGTCTTTCAGCCGCGCAAAATCCAGCGCTCGGGCCTGTGGCAGGCCTTTGGCGGGCATGTGCTGGTATACGTCCATAAAGAGCAGATGCTGGCCGACGTCGAGCGCCTTTATCCGGCGGATCGCTACGTCATGATCGATGATAAGCTGAGGATTCTAAGTGCAATCAAGCACTACTGGGGCGGGCGGGTCACTACCGTCTTCCCCAAACAGGGTCATTATGCCAACGATCCCGCCGCGCTGGCTCAGTATCCGGCGGCGGACCTTGCCCTGAATCGCATCGACGATTTGCTCGGCGTCAAGCGTGTCCGCTTGGCGCAAGTTTGA
- the zwf gene encoding glucose-6-phosphate dehydrogenase — protein sequence MAATPSDALVFFGATGDLAYKQIFPSLQGLIRDEGLTIPIIGVAHSGWDVERLKARARESLQAHGGVDEQAFQKLCELLRYVDGDYNDPTTFTKLRQLLGQAKSPLHYLAIPPSLFGVTAENLAKSGCADRARVVVEKPFGHDLESAITLNQILHQYFAEEAIFRIDHYMGKEPVQNIMYTRFANSTFEPIWNRTYVRSIQITMAEKFGVQDRGRFYDEAGAIRDVVQNHMLQVLAVLTMDPPTGEEHEAVRDEKTRLLKAVRPLTPDQVVRGQYRGYQKVQGVRPGSTVETFVALKLFIDTWRWAGVPIFIRAGKELPVTSTEVVVEFNRPPRETFGEVVPALSGHVRMRISPDISIGMGLRVKTPGERMVGKDVELILTRQAADDMPPYQRLLGDAMRGVSELFARQDLVEAQWRVVQPILGDVTPLYQYESGSWGPDEAWQLIGADGPWLNPRAPEGANE from the coding sequence ATGGCCGCCACGCCTAGCGATGCCTTGGTGTTTTTCGGCGCCACCGGCGATCTCGCCTACAAACAGATCTTCCCCTCCCTGCAGGGCTTGATCCGCGACGAGGGGCTGACCATTCCGATTATCGGCGTAGCGCACTCGGGCTGGGACGTGGAGCGGCTCAAGGCGCGTGCCCGGGAAAGCCTGCAAGCGCATGGCGGAGTCGATGAGCAGGCCTTCCAGAAGCTGTGCGAGCTGCTGCGCTATGTCGATGGCGACTACAATGATCCGACCACCTTCACCAAGCTGCGCCAGCTGTTGGGGCAGGCCAAATCTCCGCTACATTATTTGGCCATCCCGCCCAGCCTGTTCGGGGTAACCGCCGAAAATCTGGCCAAATCGGGATGTGCCGACAGGGCCCGGGTGGTGGTGGAAAAGCCGTTCGGCCACGACCTGGAGTCAGCGATTACGCTCAACCAGATTCTGCACCAGTACTTTGCCGAGGAGGCGATTTTCCGCATCGACCACTACATGGGTAAGGAGCCGGTGCAGAACATCATGTACACCCGCTTCGCCAATTCGACCTTCGAGCCGATTTGGAATCGCACCTACGTGCGCTCGATCCAGATCACGATGGCCGAGAAGTTCGGCGTGCAGGACCGCGGCCGCTTCTACGACGAAGCCGGTGCGATTCGCGACGTGGTGCAAAATCACATGCTGCAGGTACTCGCCGTGCTCACGATGGATCCGCCCACCGGCGAAGAACACGAAGCGGTGCGCGACGAGAAAACCCGTCTGCTCAAGGCCGTACGCCCATTGACGCCCGATCAGGTGGTACGCGGCCAGTATCGCGGTTATCAAAAAGTGCAGGGCGTGCGACCGGGCTCAACCGTGGAGACCTTCGTCGCGCTCAAGCTGTTCATCGATACCTGGCGCTGGGCCGGGGTACCCATCTTCATTCGCGCTGGCAAGGAGCTGCCGGTCACTTCGACCGAGGTGGTGGTGGAGTTCAACCGGCCGCCGCGCGAGACCTTCGGCGAGGTGGTACCGGCGCTCTCGGGCCACGTTCGCATGCGCATCAGCCCCGACATCAGCATAGGTATGGGGCTGCGGGTCAAGACTCCAGGGGAAAGGATGGTGGGTAAGGACGTCGAGTTGATCCTGACCCGTCAGGCCGCCGACGACATGCCGCCCTATCAGCGGCTGCTGGGCGACGCGATGCGCGGGGTGAGCGAGCTGTTCGCACGGCAGGATCTGGTCGAGGCGCAATGGCGAGTGGTGCAACCCATCCTGGGCGATGTCACCCCGCTGTACCAGTACGAATCGGGCAGTTGGGGCCCTGACGAGGCTTGGCAATTGATTGGCGCCGACGGCCCCTGGCTCAATCCACGCGCGCCCGAGGGCGCCAATGAGTGA
- the gnd gene encoding decarboxylating 6-phosphogluconate dehydrogenase, giving the protein MQLGMIGLGRMGANMVQRLIKGGHQCVVFDSHPQAVKELTDKGAQGSTSLKEFTEKLSTPRAIWLMVPAAVVDSVLASLSPLLKAGDIVIDGGNSYYHDDIRRAKELKAKQLHYVDAGTSGGVWGLERGYCLMIGGEEEVVRHLDPIFKTLAPGMAAASRTPGRSGAPTTAENGYLRCGPNGAGHFVKMVHNGIEYGLMAAFAEGLNILKNANVGKKKSEVDAETAPLRAPELYQYDLDLTEIAELWRRGSVIGSWLLDLTAAALVHDRELAGFHGRVSDSGEGRWTLQAAIDEGVPAPVISSALYARFASRGAEEFADKLLSAMRYEFGGHEEKSGGNQ; this is encoded by the coding sequence ATGCAATTGGGAATGATCGGTCTGGGACGAATGGGCGCCAACATGGTCCAACGCTTGATCAAGGGAGGCCATCAATGCGTGGTCTTTGACAGCCATCCGCAGGCGGTCAAGGAGTTGACCGACAAAGGCGCCCAGGGTTCGACCAGCCTCAAGGAATTCACCGAGAAGCTGAGCACGCCGCGCGCTATCTGGCTGATGGTCCCGGCGGCGGTGGTCGATTCGGTGCTGGCTTCGCTCAGTCCGCTACTCAAAGCCGGCGACATCGTGATTGACGGCGGCAACTCCTATTATCACGACGACATTCGACGGGCTAAGGAACTTAAGGCCAAGCAGCTGCATTACGTTGACGCCGGCACCAGCGGCGGGGTCTGGGGACTAGAGCGGGGCTACTGCCTGATGATAGGCGGAGAGGAGGAAGTAGTGCGCCATCTCGATCCGATCTTCAAGACCTTGGCCCCTGGAATGGCGGCGGCCAGCCGCACGCCAGGGCGTAGCGGCGCGCCCACCACCGCGGAAAACGGCTATTTGCGCTGCGGTCCCAATGGCGCCGGCCATTTCGTCAAAATGGTCCATAACGGGATCGAGTACGGCTTGATGGCAGCCTTCGCCGAAGGGCTCAACATTCTGAAAAACGCCAATGTCGGCAAAAAGAAGAGTGAGGTGGACGCCGAGACCGCGCCCTTGCGCGCACCCGAGCTTTATCAGTACGACCTCGATTTAACCGAGATCGCCGAGCTGTGGCGGCGCGGCAGCGTCATCGGCTCCTGGCTCCTAGACCTCACCGCCGCCGCCTTGGTCCACGATCGCGAGCTGGCCGGGTTTCACGGCCGAGTTTCGGATTCGGGCGAAGGACGCTGGACGCTGCAGGCTGCGATCGACGAGGGTGTGCCTGCGCCAGTCATCAGCTCGGCGCTGTACGCTCGCTTCGCCTCACGCGGGGCCGAGGAGTTCGCCGACAAACTGCTATCCGCGATGCGCTACGAGTTCGGCGGCCACGAGGAGAAATCGGGGGGCAACCAGTGA
- the tkt gene encoding transketolase, which yields MAVNQSPDQLAINTIRTLAIDAVQKANSGHPGTPMDAAPTAYTLWQEFLRYDPQAPGWLNRDRFVLSAGHASMLLYALIHLSGVKAAHPSYGGDDRLAVTLEDIQNFRQAGSRCPGHPEYGWTSGVETTTGPLGQGLATSVGMALAQRFLAATYNRPDFSLFDYNIYALCGDGCMMEGISSEAASLAGHLQLSNLCWIYDSNRITIEGSTDLAFSEDVAARFLAYGWDVTHVSDPNDAAQLRSAYKYFLANTKSPTLIIVHSHIGYGAPHRQDSAAAHGEPLGPSEVRLAKEFFGFNPDETFVVPAGVREHFAAGLGERGARLRQQWEAMRARYSAQYPDLASEVAAIETRSLPADWERALPSYAPNPKGMATRDVSGQLLNALAQRIPWLIGGAADLAPSTKTRLTFEDAGDFQPAQPLGSYRGRNLHFGVREHAMCALVNGMALSGLRAYGSGFLIFTDYARGAIRLASLMELPVLHIWTHDSISVGEDGPTHQPIEQLLSLRAIPGMLVLRPADANEMVEAYRLVLPLTDRPAAIICSRQPLPIVDRTRYASAAGLARGGYILADPADHQPDVILIASGSEVTLCLEASAKLEAQGLKVRVVSMPSWELFDHQSQDYRDSVLPPKVGARVTVEEGSPLGWARYAGPTGEVLGMRTFGMSAPMAVVARHFGFTSDHVVQAARQSLARSK from the coding sequence ATGGCAGTCAATCAGAGCCCCGACCAACTGGCGATCAACACGATTCGCACCCTGGCGATCGACGCAGTCCAAAAGGCCAACTCCGGCCATCCCGGCACTCCAATGGACGCCGCCCCCACCGCGTACACCCTGTGGCAGGAATTCCTGCGCTACGATCCACAGGCGCCCGGTTGGCTCAACCGCGACCGTTTCGTGCTCTCAGCCGGCCACGCCTCGATGCTGCTTTATGCGCTTATTCATCTAAGCGGGGTCAAAGCCGCCCACCCTTCCTACGGAGGTGACGATCGTCTGGCGGTGACCCTGGAGGATATCCAGAATTTTCGTCAGGCTGGCAGCCGCTGTCCGGGTCATCCGGAATACGGCTGGACCTCGGGAGTGGAGACCACCACTGGACCGCTAGGCCAGGGACTAGCGACCAGCGTGGGGATGGCCTTGGCGCAGCGCTTTTTGGCCGCGACGTATAATAGGCCGGACTTTTCCTTGTTCGATTACAACATCTACGCACTGTGCGGCGACGGCTGCATGATGGAAGGGATCTCCAGTGAAGCAGCCTCGCTGGCCGGCCATCTGCAGCTCTCCAACCTATGCTGGATCTACGACAGCAACCGCATCACGATCGAGGGCAGCACCGACCTGGCCTTCAGCGAGGACGTCGCCGCGCGCTTTTTGGCTTATGGATGGGACGTAACGCACGTCAGCGACCCTAACGACGCCGCCCAATTGCGCAGCGCCTATAAATATTTTTTGGCCAATACCAAAAGTCCCACCTTGATTATCGTCCACAGCCATATCGGTTACGGCGCGCCCCATCGCCAAGATAGCGCGGCTGCCCATGGCGAGCCGCTGGGGCCCTCCGAGGTGCGGCTAGCCAAGGAATTCTTTGGCTTCAATCCTGACGAAACCTTTGTGGTTCCGGCCGGCGTACGGGAGCATTTCGCCGCTGGCCTGGGCGAGCGCGGTGCTCGCCTGCGCCAGCAGTGGGAGGCGATGCGAGCGCGCTATAGCGCCCAATATCCCGATCTGGCCAGTGAGGTAGCGGCAATCGAGACTCGCAGCCTACCGGCGGATTGGGAGCGGGCCCTGCCCAGCTATGCGCCCAATCCCAAGGGGATGGCCACGCGCGATGTTTCGGGCCAATTGCTCAACGCGTTGGCACAGCGCATCCCTTGGCTTATCGGCGGCGCGGCCGACTTGGCCCCTTCGACCAAGACTCGCTTGACCTTCGAGGATGCCGGCGATTTTCAGCCCGCCCAGCCGCTGGGCAGCTATCGCGGCCGCAACCTACATTTCGGCGTGCGCGAGCATGCGATGTGCGCGCTGGTCAACGGCATGGCGCTGAGCGGACTGCGGGCCTACGGCTCGGGCTTCCTGATCTTCACCGATTACGCCCGCGGCGCTATCCGCTTGGCTTCGTTGATGGAGCTGCCGGTGCTCCACATCTGGACCCACGATTCGATCAGCGTTGGCGAGGATGGTCCCACCCATCAGCCGATCGAGCAATTGCTCTCGTTGCGCGCTATCCCAGGCATGCTGGTGCTGCGGCCGGCCGATGCCAACGAAATGGTCGAAGCCTATCGGCTGGTGCTGCCGCTGACCGACCGGCCCGCCGCTATCATATGTTCTCGCCAACCCCTGCCGATTGTGGATCGCACCCGCTACGCCTCCGCCGCAGGACTGGCGCGCGGCGGCTACATTCTGGCCGATCCGGCCGACCATCAGCCCGACGTCATCCTGATCGCCAGCGGCAGCGAAGTGACATTATGCCTTGAAGCCAGCGCCAAGCTGGAGGCACAGGGGCTCAAAGTCCGCGTGGTCAGCATGCCCTCCTGGGAGCTGTTCGACCATCAGAGCCAGGATTATCGCGATTCCGTGCTGCCGCCCAAGGTAGGAGCGCGGGTCACGGTGGAGGAAGGCTCGCCGCTGGGCTGGGCACGCTATGCCGGCCCCACCGGCGAGGTGTTGGGAATGCGCACCTTTGGCATGTCGGCGCCGATGGCGGTGGTGGCCCGTCATTTCGGCTTCACTTCCGATCACGTGGTCCAAGCTGCGCGGCAAAGCCTGGCACGCAGCAAGTAG